In a genomic window of Penaeus vannamei isolate JL-2024 chromosome 10, ASM4276789v1, whole genome shotgun sequence:
- the LOC138863083 gene encoding uncharacterized protein, whose protein sequence is MGSPLGPCYANTFLCHHEQTWMNDCPANFKPILYRRYMDDTFLLFNDPSHINPFLSYLNSQHPNIKFTCETEQNNKLSFLDTSITFHNNCFYTSTYRKPTFTGLGLHYLSYIPHIYKLNSLTTLINRAYNICSTWASFHDEASFLNKYFTTNGYPSYLFYKALRKFLSQKFNPKPASATVNKDIKYIKLPYMGGLSFDLRKSLNKILRRCYPQISFRFVFYNNNTVGNFLKNKEMCNSELCSNVVYLFTCPSCQARYVGSTSRWLRHRILEHKGKSIRTGLQLSKPSFSAIREHSHLHNHPFSNTDFKILTSHLNRFDLIIAESLHIQTMKPELNNTATATTLFTI, encoded by the coding sequence atgggatcaccacttggcccttgttatgccaatactttcctttgccatcatgaacaaacatggatgaatgactgccctgctaatttcaaacctattttatatcgccgttatatggatgatacttttttactctttaacgacccctctcacattaatcctttcctctcatacttgaactcacaacaccccaatataaaattcacttgtgagactgaacaaaataacaaactatcatttcttgacacttccataacttttcataacaattgtttctacaccagtacctacaggaaacccacatttactggccttgggcttcattacctcagctacatacctcatatttacaagttaaacagcctcacaacacttatcaaccgagcttataacatttgttcaacttgggctagtttccatgacgaagcttcattcttaaataaatattttactacaaatgggtatccatcttacctattttataaagccctacgcaaatttctaagtcagaaattcaaccctaaacctgcatctgccacagttaacaaagacattaaatatataaaactcccatatatgggcggtcttagttttgatctcagaaaatcattaaacaaaattctcaggcgttgctatcctcagatcagttttcgattcgttttttacaataataacaccgttggtaatttcttaaagaataaagagatgtgtaactctgaactatgttcgaatgtggtttacctgtttacttgtcctagctgtcaggctaggtatgtgggatccacctcacgatggctccgccaccgcattctcgaacacaaaggcaagtccatcaggacaggcctgcaactgagtaaaccatccttctcagcaatcagagagcattctcacctccacaatcaccctttcagcaatactgatttcaaaatcttgacctcccatcttaacagatttgacctcatcatagccgagtcactccacatccaaacaatgaaaccagagcttaacaacactgccactgcaaccaccctgtttaccatataa
- the LOC138862851 gene encoding uncharacterized protein: MEKKLCNVDFRHNKKLTKLGIDLNKKVDKNKVIFNFSDRILSDEQKEVLSLSFDYCIPPSTIPHNQFFLCFEKLCHTIKNCEIYKDRWNHITNSISTVAHDTYKKFKCHVKSIHTPYPSLTPLIALRDDNNIVITKPDKGRGVVILNRDDYFSKLNTILSDSSKFKPIMSDTATHLLKLEDKLNRLLRSIRTSIGEMTYNLLTISGSKPGRLYGLPKIHKIGQP; this comes from the coding sequence atggaaaagaaattatGTAATGTTGATTTCagacacaataagaaattaaCTAAGCTAGGAATTGACCTAAACAAAAAAGTGGACAAGAATAAGGTTATTTTCAACTTTTCTGATCGGATATTATCAGACGAACAAAAAGAAGTCCTTTCTTTAAGTTTCGATTATTGTATACCACCCAGTACCATTCCCCATAAccagttctttctttgttttgaaaaACTATGTCACACCATCAAAAACTGTGAGATTTACAAAGATAGATGGAATCATATCACCAACAGCATTTCTACTGTGGCACACGATACTTACAAGAAATTCAAATGTCATGTCAAGAGTATTCAtactccatatccctcccttacacccctaaTAGCTCtaagagatgataacaatattgttatcacaaaGCCAGATAAGGGACGTGGAGTTGTTATCCTAAACAGAGATGACTATTTTAGTAAACTAAACACGATACTTAGTGATTCCTCCAAATTTAAACCCATCATGTCTGACACTGCCACTCATCTACTGAAATTAGAAGATAAACTAAACAGACTCTTACGCTCGATAAGAACATCTATCGGAGAAATGACTTATAATCTCCTGACTATATCTGGCTCAAAACCTGGTCGCttatatggccttcctaaaattcataaaattggtcagccttaa